In Desulfobulbus oralis, one DNA window encodes the following:
- a CDS encoding sacsin N-terminal ATP-binding-like domain-containing protein translates to MAGFSQDPLQFIRLIADNLRDRYESGFPVLKEIIQNADDAGSENASCVSVQLDFGLSPGIRNAQHSLLQGPALYFINDGDFTEQDNRAIHSFGLNSKAAEDGSIGKFGLGMKSVFHFCEAFFFQAKGREPDKEYAEILNPWSSGSDDFERLHADWDDFSAADAKRMRDHLSAVLGWEKRATCFLLWLPLRQRKHLQLPNGQTAGEIIASFPGDEGEDNKKQLAFLHEPDLPQRLAALFPLLRRMTRICFWETPDAPEAAFTVELDERPNRISRNLEDTPEESSLRGLVRISPDGSGKGTATVFAGKQHLVDDARLLALKESPFWPKSYTRNPLGQSELAPDKTRGHCAAVFSVGSSGKSGGECVVNWAVFLPVGDELSEQHECRGSNKTFRLTLHGYFFVDAGRAGIEGFPRKEGLAPLDEQPADETALRRLWNSHLARLGVLPLILPSLKDFAAECLGKEGPAKLTDEDLWNLSRGLADSKTFRQYQSIICAEFYWVRRLTRKARGWQRVRARGALLRVLPPPPKSTPERPWVTFPHLSEFEKSGVVFVEKDAPHLVATPLPQWNVADLLEGLQIDAQTVFADRVLLEYLTQFLDMDEVHPCTKTGEIQARLREIFRRAFHAHGSALSRHREKVRTFTSFILPENRFRLNASDEVVQALQDAVPAKLLLHQDFDAQDNPGTARFTPDETLSLLRKLHELIVRNVDADTCRGIARDLVKALPDDDRRSVLNQAKELKILSGHDCLRGKQVALSIRELEDCRNQGLLFRFSAGIQLSQQLNVAPLLQALIQERVLLVNNATFGLAFNNNDQVPPCDASAALAALGNAPFDLQGLPQRRALLQATATATLQSREQMRGLRYLLHGEPQHFGYQDTLWVPEDGAGGVWGKIWAHLQRDASNSWTLLDRQLVGFIAPNNWNALGLKPVNIIGILDELRSREADTLHGIALSVPERETVLLAAAADQTLWQKLPLHETEDERLVSIRDGQAYLRSDTLQLPDGLATAIDLIVPSDNRQVRDWQDKWIAPINPENILRIALKQPDPHRFCSLILDQLGDIGPARLDELVRQIPDYLLKKRWLLDADRNPVKPEDVIDLPEIADEVNRLVAEAKGVYSSPENLSNDVRRHENFALLRSRTFSQDEHGLEKLALLLSDTPAYRIGKISLPDNTHELGKIAQVAQSLPDAARLRGWGLLAQVLDRYPDHWRTPANELCREIPSKKTRNVLYELQKKHESANRVSANAIIACFNLYLATFAAQAGKAGLENLMLLNREGQWRQSAELCTDAIDVADSHLLDDRQRDILYAVIDHANQPPLVGMDGPVPQEPDDLQAQLDDSRNVLRSFFRDWRDLVPAEEMICAFLLILGKSMEEVADEFKGKGSLDGILNQIPWETHYRRDAAGRQEWLYGIDKDAAFNMFDFLVSVTDRTANIQVTSILGDRISVPQQADFESLIAGAPFYILLKKERYAIKLTLRKPDQQATPNELSGYLRDAAEYLLREVYNQQHVNLSSLWAELDKYDQLDINVAQTLILKHLPSLFRQLGGVHRHVSLRDEFKKWEEAQRSAVEFREDEGERKNYEAKEAEHLQEIQRRVLSDGTVQEALLAAVRAKMKEFQYTPERIPFELFQNADDAVVEYLTMQCHPHPLPDDDGAFLVASNRRVVVAQADDTVYFRALGPLDQ, encoded by the coding sequence ATGGCCGGATTCAGCCAAGACCCCCTGCAATTCATCCGCCTCATTGCCGATAACCTGCGCGACCGCTACGAAAGCGGCTTTCCGGTGCTCAAGGAAATCATCCAGAACGCGGATGACGCCGGCTCCGAAAATGCATCCTGCGTATCCGTTCAACTGGACTTCGGCCTGTCTCCGGGCATTCGGAACGCCCAACACTCCTTGCTCCAAGGCCCGGCCCTTTACTTCATCAACGATGGCGACTTCACCGAACAGGACAACCGGGCCATTCACTCCTTTGGACTGAACAGCAAGGCGGCGGAAGACGGGTCCATCGGCAAGTTCGGTCTCGGCATGAAGAGCGTGTTCCACTTCTGCGAGGCCTTTTTCTTTCAGGCCAAAGGCAGGGAACCCGACAAGGAGTATGCCGAAATCCTGAACCCCTGGTCATCCGGAAGCGACGATTTCGAGCGGCTGCACGCTGATTGGGACGATTTTTCCGCAGCCGACGCCAAACGGATGCGGGACCATTTGAGCGCTGTTTTGGGCTGGGAAAAACGCGCTACCTGTTTCCTCCTATGGTTGCCCCTGCGGCAAAGGAAGCATTTGCAGCTTCCGAACGGGCAAACTGCGGGCGAAATCATCGCCTCGTTTCCCGGAGACGAGGGGGAGGACAACAAAAAACAGCTCGCCTTCCTCCATGAACCGGACCTGCCTCAGCGCCTGGCCGCGCTCTTCCCGCTTCTGCGGCGCATGACCCGGATTTGTTTTTGGGAAACCCCGGACGCCCCGGAAGCCGCTTTTACCGTCGAACTTGATGAAAGGCCAAACCGGATAAGCAGGAATCTGGAGGATACCCCCGAGGAGAGCTCGCTGCGGGGATTGGTCCGCATCAGTCCTGACGGAAGCGGGAAAGGCACGGCGACGGTCTTTGCCGGCAAGCAGCATCTGGTTGACGACGCCCGGCTTCTTGCTCTGAAGGAAAGCCCGTTCTGGCCGAAAAGCTATACCCGTAACCCGTTGGGGCAAAGCGAACTCGCGCCGGACAAGACCAGGGGGCACTGCGCCGCAGTGTTTTCAGTCGGCTCGTCCGGCAAGTCGGGCGGCGAGTGTGTCGTCAACTGGGCCGTTTTCCTGCCTGTCGGAGACGAGTTGAGCGAGCAACACGAATGCCGTGGCTCCAACAAGACCTTTCGCCTGACCCTACATGGCTACTTCTTTGTGGATGCGGGCCGTGCCGGCATAGAGGGTTTTCCACGCAAGGAGGGTCTGGCCCCGCTGGACGAGCAGCCCGCCGACGAGACGGCCTTGCGCCGCCTGTGGAACAGCCATCTGGCCCGCTTGGGCGTTTTGCCGCTGATTCTGCCCTCCTTGAAAGACTTTGCCGCAGAATGCCTCGGCAAGGAAGGCCCCGCCAAACTGACAGACGAAGATTTGTGGAACTTGAGCCGGGGGCTGGCTGATTCAAAAACCTTTCGACAATACCAGAGCATCATTTGCGCCGAATTCTATTGGGTGCGCCGGTTGACCCGGAAGGCCAGAGGCTGGCAGCGAGTCCGGGCTCGGGGGGCTCTGTTGCGGGTTTTGCCGCCACCGCCCAAGAGCACCCCTGAGCGCCCTTGGGTCACTTTTCCCCACCTTTCCGAATTTGAAAAAAGCGGCGTGGTCTTTGTGGAAAAGGATGCGCCGCACCTTGTCGCAACCCCGCTTCCCCAGTGGAATGTGGCGGATTTGTTGGAGGGGCTGCAAATCGACGCACAAACAGTCTTCGCCGACCGCGTTCTGCTGGAATACCTGACGCAATTCCTTGATATGGATGAGGTTCATCCTTGCACCAAGACCGGAGAAATCCAGGCGCGGTTGCGGGAAATTTTCAGAAGGGCATTTCATGCGCATGGCAGCGCTTTGAGCCGACACCGCGAAAAGGTGCGCACGTTTACGTCTTTCATCCTACCGGAAAACCGCTTTCGGCTCAATGCGTCCGACGAAGTTGTGCAGGCGCTCCAGGATGCGGTGCCTGCCAAGCTGCTGCTGCACCAGGACTTTGATGCTCAAGACAATCCGGGAACCGCCAGATTCACGCCGGACGAAACCCTGTCGTTGCTACGCAAACTGCATGAACTGATTGTCAGGAATGTGGACGCCGATACTTGCCGAGGAATCGCTCGTGATCTGGTGAAGGCCTTACCGGATGATGACAGACGCTCTGTTCTGAATCAGGCCAAGGAATTGAAAATCCTCTCCGGGCACGACTGCCTTCGTGGCAAGCAAGTTGCTCTGTCAATCAGGGAACTGGAGGACTGCCGGAACCAAGGACTGCTTTTCCGCTTTTCTGCAGGAATACAGTTGAGCCAACAATTGAATGTCGCTCCATTATTGCAAGCGCTCATTCAGGAAAGGGTTCTCTTGGTGAACAACGCAACCTTTGGTTTGGCTTTCAATAATAACGACCAAGTTCCCCCATGCGATGCGAGCGCGGCGCTCGCGGCATTGGGTAACGCTCCCTTCGACTTGCAGGGACTGCCTCAACGCAGAGCTTTGCTCCAGGCGACAGCGACCGCCACTCTGCAAAGTCGCGAACAGATGCGCGGTCTCCGTTATCTGCTCCACGGCGAACCACAACACTTTGGCTACCAGGATACCCTTTGGGTTCCTGAAGATGGCGCGGGCGGCGTGTGGGGCAAAATTTGGGCGCATTTGCAAAGGGACGCCTCCAACAGTTGGACGCTGCTTGACAGGCAACTGGTGGGCTTCATCGCGCCGAACAATTGGAATGCCTTGGGCCTCAAGCCGGTCAACATCATCGGTATTCTGGATGAATTGCGGTCGCGAGAGGCGGATACTTTACACGGCATAGCCTTGAGCGTGCCGGAGCGTGAAACCGTATTGCTTGCAGCGGCAGCCGACCAAACCTTGTGGCAGAAATTGCCGCTTCATGAAACCGAGGACGAAAGGCTGGTGAGCATCCGCGATGGACAAGCGTATCTGCGAAGCGATACGCTTCAGTTGCCGGATGGATTGGCTACCGCCATTGACCTCATTGTCCCTTCCGATAACCGCCAAGTTCGGGACTGGCAAGACAAATGGATTGCCCCCATCAATCCGGAAAACATTCTGCGCATTGCCCTGAAGCAACCCGACCCGCACAGATTCTGTTCCCTGATCCTGGATCAACTTGGCGACATAGGCCCAGCGCGGCTTGATGAACTGGTTCGCCAGATTCCGGATTATCTGCTCAAAAAACGTTGGCTGCTGGATGCCGACCGCAATCCGGTCAAGCCCGAGGACGTAATTGACCTGCCCGAAATAGCCGATGAGGTGAACCGATTGGTGGCGGAAGCCAAAGGTGTGTATTCCTCGCCCGAAAACCTGTCGAACGACGTTCGCAGGCATGAGAATTTTGCCCTGCTTCGGAGCCGTACTTTTTCCCAAGATGAGCACGGGTTGGAAAAACTCGCTTTGCTGCTTTCGGACACTCCTGCGTATAGGATCGGCAAAATCAGCCTGCCGGATAACACGCATGAACTTGGCAAAATCGCTCAAGTCGCTCAAAGCCTGCCCGACGCGGCGCGACTGCGGGGGTGGGGCTTGCTGGCGCAGGTCTTGGATCGCTACCCGGATCATTGGAGAACACCCGCCAATGAGTTATGCCGGGAAATCCCTTCAAAAAAAACAAGAAATGTTCTTTATGAACTCCAGAAGAAGCACGAGTCGGCGAACAGGGTATCCGCCAACGCCATAATCGCATGTTTCAATCTCTACCTTGCGACCTTTGCGGCGCAGGCCGGAAAAGCCGGTCTTGAAAATTTGATGCTGCTCAATCGGGAAGGGCAGTGGCGGCAAAGCGCCGAACTCTGCACGGACGCTATAGACGTTGCCGACAGCCACCTGTTGGATGATCGACAGCGGGATATTTTGTACGCCGTCATCGATCACGCCAATCAGCCGCCGCTGGTTGGTATGGATGGGCCCGTCCCTCAAGAACCGGACGATTTGCAAGCACAACTTGACGATTCAAGAAACGTTTTGCGCTCTTTCTTCAGAGACTGGCGTGATCTGGTTCCGGCGGAGGAAATGATCTGCGCCTTTTTGTTGATCTTGGGCAAAAGCATGGAGGAAGTGGCCGACGAATTCAAAGGCAAAGGCTCGCTCGACGGAATACTGAATCAGATTCCCTGGGAAACGCATTACAGGAGGGATGCCGCCGGAAGACAAGAATGGCTGTACGGCATCGACAAGGATGCCGCTTTCAATATGTTCGATTTTCTGGTCTCTGTCACCGACAGGACTGCGAATATTCAAGTGACCTCCATTCTCGGCGACCGGATTTCTGTGCCGCAACAGGCCGATTTCGAGTCGTTGATTGCCGGAGCCCCTTTTTACATTCTTCTGAAAAAGGAGCGATACGCCATCAAGCTCACCCTACGCAAACCGGATCAACAGGCAACCCCGAACGAGCTTTCCGGCTACCTACGCGATGCCGCCGAATACTTGCTGCGGGAGGTGTATAACCAGCAACACGTGAATTTGAGCAGCCTTTGGGCGGAACTGGACAAGTACGATCAGCTGGACATCAACGTGGCGCAAACCCTGATTTTGAAGCATTTGCCGTCGCTTTTTCGTCAGTTGGGGGGAGTACACAGGCATGTTTCTCTTCGGGACGAATTCAAAAAATGGGAAGAGGCGCAACGGAGCGCGGTGGAATTTCGCGAAGATGAGGGAGAGAGGAAGAATTACGAGGCTAAGGAAGCGGAGCATCTTCAAGAGATAC